The stretch of DNA AGGCTGAACACCGACCCCGGGGTCTGCAACATATGCCACGAGAAGATGATAAAGTACTCCTTCGACGACTATAAGGGGAACAGCTTCAGCAGCAGCAAGGTCACGAGCGGGGCGCGCATCGGCTGTGCGGAGTGCCATCCATACCCGTTCAGGGAGTTCCAGAAGTCGACCCACTACAACAACCCTTCCGGGGTGAGGCCGGGCTGTATATCCTGCCACGAACCCCACTCTATGTTCCAACTGATCAGGTTCAAGTTCCTGTACATAAACAGCGGCTCCCAGGGGGACAGTGCCTTCCACAACATCTCGGGCGTTATAATGGATAAGGAGCTGTGGGAGAAGAGACGGATCGAGCTCGCGGGAAAGGTAAGGGAAAAGCTGCTTGCCACCGACAGCGCGAAGTGCAGGGACTGCCACGACCGGGCGCTCCTCAAGCCCACGAGCAAGACTATAGAGCGGGCCCATAAGAAGATGGAGACCCAGAATAAGACCTGCATAGACTGCCACTACGACCTCGTCCATGCCGAGGTCCCATGGGACGATGGTGAGGATGACGACGACGATGATGATGACGAAGACGACGAGGACGAGGATTAGTTGGACAGGGGCTTACGGGCGAGCTATAATAAGGCCGTAATCAAAACGACTATGGACAAAGGAGGACTATACTCATGAAGCGGTTCGTTCTATTACTATCGGTTTTCTTCATGGTGGCTCTCATGCTGCCTCTCGCAGCCAGTGCGGGCGAGCCTGACTGGAACAAGATCGACGAAGAGTACATCGACCTCTTCTACCCCGGCCAGAGCGCTTGGGAGTGGCTCTCTTCCGAGCACAAAGGCAAGAAGTCGATAGCAAGGGGTGATGACAAGTGCATTGAGTGCCACCAGGGTGAAGAGGAGGACAGGGGCAAGAACTTCGTAACGGGCAAGAAGCTTGAGGAGAATCCGCCTCCGGCCGGGACCCCGGGCATGATAACCGCCCTCTTTAAAGGCGCATATGACAGTGAATATATGTACCTCTGGTTCCAGTGGGAGGGCCCGGGCAAGGCCGACAAGGGCAAGATAAACGCCCTGAACTTCATGATAGACGACATGGTCCAGAAGAAGAAGGGCCCGAGGTCCAGGGTAAAGTACTTCGAGGCCTACGGCTGCTGGATCACCTGCCACAAGGACGCCACGAACATGCCGTACGAGCCCGATGCCGCCAAGGTCGGCGCAAACGCCCTGTATAAGGATT from Thermodesulfobacteriota bacterium encodes:
- a CDS encoding ethylbenzene dehydrogenase-related protein yields the protein MKRFVLLLSVFFMVALMLPLAASAGEPDWNKIDEEYIDLFYPGQSAWEWLSSEHKGKKSIARGDDKCIECHQGEEEDRGKNFVTGKKLEENPPPAGTPGMITALFKGAYDSEYMYLWFQWEGPGKADKGKINALNFMIDDMVQKKKGPRSRVKYFEAYGCWITCHKDATNMPYEPDAAKVGANALYKDSKQVTKYLPGTRTAIDATGGWDKLKPDAKLQKRLGKGKFIDLWRFVADSKNPKGKVVDESVFTARTVDKSQDDLSGKGEYKDGKWTVVLKRKLKSGDPKEDKLIEPGKTYAVAVSIHVNSSNRRHYASFSRILGFDDADADLLVGKAK
- a CDS encoding NapC/NirT family cytochrome c; translated protein: MAKEGRKTHVIVALVTLVASILVFKVVGYTSHRLNTDPGVCNICHEKMIKYSFDDYKGNSFSSSKVTSGARIGCAECHPYPFREFQKSTHYNNPSGVRPGCISCHEPHSMFQLIRFKFLYINSGSQGDSAFHNISGVIMDKELWEKRRIELAGKVREKLLATDSAKCRDCHDRALLKPTSKTIERAHKKMETQNKTCIDCHYDLVHAEVPWDDGEDDDDDDDDEDDEDED